The following proteins are co-located in the Candidatus Manganitrophaceae bacterium genome:
- a CDS encoding 2-C-methyl-D-erythritol 2,4-cyclodiphosphate synthase, with translation MIRVGIGYDVHRLVGGLRCILGGVEIPFKKGLEGYSDADVLLHAIGDALLGAAGEGDLGRHFPEGDPKWKGVSSVRLLEEIASLLLQKGFIVINIDAVVIAERPRIAPFVEQMKINISRPLSIEPTRVNVKATTNERIGFIGREEGIAAQAVCLIERK, from the coding sequence ATGATCCGGGTCGGCATCGGATATGATGTCCATCGACTGGTCGGCGGTCTTCGGTGCATCCTCGGCGGGGTCGAGATTCCGTTCAAAAAGGGGCTCGAGGGATATTCCGACGCGGACGTCTTGCTCCATGCAATCGGCGATGCCTTGCTCGGCGCGGCCGGTGAAGGGGACCTGGGACGACATTTTCCGGAGGGAGATCCGAAATGGAAGGGGGTCTCCAGCGTTCGTCTTTTAGAGGAGATCGCCTCTCTCCTTTTACAAAAAGGATTTATTGTGATAAATATCGATGCGGTGGTGATCGCGGAGCGACCGCGGATCGCCCCCTTCGTGGAACAGATGAAGATCAATATCAGCCGCCCCCTGTCGATCGAGCCGACGCGCGTCAATGTGAAAGCGACCACCAATGAGAGAATCGGTTTCATCGGGCGTGAGGAAGGGATTGCGGCGCAGGCGGTCTGTCTCATCGAGCGGAAATAA
- the cysE gene encoding serine O-acetyltransferase, whose product MFRAMRDDIRAIFERDPAARSVIEIVLTYSGFHATLLHRVSHFLWRKNVPVIPRLVSHFSRFITGIEIHPGAVIGEAFFIDHGMGVVIGETAEIGKNVTLYQGVTLGGTGQEPGKRHPTLGDNVIVGAGAKVLGAIVIGNHVRIGANSVVLQSVPDHATVVGIPGKIIHRSKKEGTLDHTNLPDPIAERIERLERELQELKRDLQHRVSHTLGGFSG is encoded by the coding sequence ATGTTCAGGGCAATGAGGGACGATATTCGAGCGATTTTCGAGAGAGATCCGGCCGCCCGGAGCGTGATCGAGATCGTCTTGACCTATTCCGGATTTCATGCGACGCTGCTTCACCGGGTCTCGCACTTTCTCTGGCGAAAGAATGTCCCCGTGATTCCCCGGCTCGTTTCACACTTTTCGAGGTTCATCACCGGGATTGAAATTCATCCCGGCGCCGTCATCGGAGAGGCCTTCTTCATCGATCATGGGATGGGGGTCGTCATCGGCGAGACGGCGGAGATCGGCAAGAATGTCACCCTCTATCAAGGAGTCACCCTCGGCGGGACCGGTCAGGAGCCGGGGAAGAGACATCCGACGCTCGGCGACAACGTCATCGTCGGAGCCGGGGCAAAGGTCCTCGGCGCAATCGTCATCGGCAACCATGTCCGGATCGGCGCCAACTCGGTGGTTCTCCAGTCGGTGCCGGATCATGCGACCGTGGTGGGAATTCCCGGGAAGATCATTCACCGCTCCAAGAAAGAAGGAACGCTTGATCATACCAATCTGCCCGACCCGATCGCGGAACGGATCGAGCGGCTCGAAAGGGAGCTTCAAGAGCTGAAACGGGATCTTCAACATCGGGTTTCTCATACATTGGGGGGATTTTCCGGATGA
- a CDS encoding response regulator — MKEKILIVDDTEFYQRAYKNKLLSAGYLPTVANNGVEALKAITTDKPDLILLDLMMPIMDGFKVLQTVRANPNFQSVPVIVFSAKGASEEISKALQAGANDFLVKATTTPNKVVEKIKEILQK, encoded by the coding sequence ATGAAGGAAAAAATTCTGATCGTGGACGACACGGAGTTCTATCAGAGGGCATATAAGAACAAGCTCCTCTCCGCGGGATATCTTCCGACCGTCGCCAACAACGGGGTCGAGGCATTAAAGGCGATCACGACCGACAAACCCGATCTGATCCTCCTCGATCTGATGATGCCGATCATGGACGGGTTTAAGGTCCTCCAGACCGTTCGGGCCAATCCTAACTTTCAGTCGGTCCCGGTGATCGTCTTCTCGGCAAAGGGGGCGAGCGAAGAGATCAGCAAGGCGCTTCAGGCCGGGGCAAACGATTTCCTCGTCAAAGCGACCACGACCCCCAACAAAGTCGTCGAAAAAATCAAGGAGATTCTTCAGAAATAG
- the mutY gene encoding A/G-specific adenine glycosylase, with protein MSVHLQAKNNLFTRPLLKWYRAHGRDLPWRRTSDPYAVWVSEIMLQQTQVATVLPYYDRFLTLFPTLRALAASPPDKVLKAWEGLGYYARARHLQRAAKEIVARHGGTFPESFEEILSLPGIGRSTAGAIATIALGQRHPILDGNVKRVLCRYFCIEEDPKKKEVEEALWRYSEALLPQKGADHYTQAIMDLGATVCTPTAPRCPICPVKDSCGAFEKGLQDRLPVRSRPKLIPHRDYIAGVVTRGDRVLIRKRPAKGLLGGMWEFPGGEITGEQIDRGAKAVLRQEIPWRVSTWTPLAKIRHTFTHFKMTLHVFSGAVTGKGGKEEGDLKWVLLDRLSEYPFSSAQQKILLLLTKKEADQPRLFS; from the coding sequence ATGTCTGTTCATCTTCAAGCTAAAAATAATTTATTCACCCGACCGCTCCTCAAGTGGTACCGCGCTCACGGACGGGATCTTCCCTGGAGGCGGACCTCCGATCCTTATGCCGTCTGGGTCTCCGAGATCATGCTCCAACAGACCCAGGTTGCCACGGTCCTTCCCTATTACGATCGTTTTCTGACCCTCTTTCCAACGCTCCGAGCGCTCGCCGCGTCGCCGCCGGACAAGGTATTGAAGGCGTGGGAAGGACTCGGCTATTACGCGCGCGCAAGGCACCTTCAGCGGGCCGCCAAAGAGATCGTCGCCCGTCACGGCGGGACGTTCCCGGAATCGTTTGAGGAGATCTTGTCCCTTCCCGGAATCGGACGGTCGACCGCCGGCGCCATCGCGACGATTGCGCTTGGACAGCGCCATCCGATCCTCGACGGCAACGTCAAGCGGGTCCTTTGTCGCTATTTTTGCATCGAGGAAGATCCGAAGAAAAAGGAGGTTGAGGAGGCGCTGTGGCGGTACTCGGAGGCGCTCCTTCCCCAGAAGGGGGCCGACCACTACACGCAGGCGATCATGGATCTGGGGGCGACCGTCTGCACGCCGACCGCGCCGCGATGCCCGATCTGTCCGGTGAAAGACAGCTGCGGCGCCTTCGAGAAAGGGCTCCAGGATCGCCTTCCGGTGAGGAGCCGGCCGAAGCTCATCCCCCACCGGGACTACATCGCCGGGGTTGTCACCCGGGGCGACAGGGTGCTGATCCGAAAGCGTCCGGCGAAGGGGTTGCTGGGGGGAATGTGGGAGTTTCCCGGGGGAGAAATCACCGGCGAGCAGATCGACCGGGGGGCAAAGGCCGTTCTTCGCCAAGAGATCCCATGGCGCGTTTCGACATGGACCCCCTTGGCGAAAATCCGCCACACCTTTACGCATTTTAAGATGACGCTCCACGTTTTCTCGGGAGCGGTCACGGGAAAAGGGGGGAAAGAAGAGGGCGACCTGAAATGGGTCTTACTTGATCGCCTCTCCGAATATCCTTTTTCATCGGCCCAACAAAAAATTCTCCTGCTTCTGACGAAGAAGGAAGCGGATCAGCCGCGTCTGTTTTCGTAA
- a CDS encoding AAA family ATPase, with product MLLLAIDFYGIEPFHKPTRLPVKPGLNIVTGANGAGKTAVLRILSSLLFGTELTGVRWVENQPAQAAVILQAKDKATYRITGDYQKGIFNLSRLDPSGQKTLIEKDRKKITAWVCDQAGGLSESHLLPLFLIDRLQFPSIVLKSNGSPKPTVATHGSAASAAGGPVPLSKPAEKALLTPETRAEKERRLEEIRQKLEELGRCEEEMLNARDKVAELKRRLNQLNDLTLQENQVAEAETKRFAGWQGIEITRPELFRQYEEGLQQKQNGLTQLEEEKEEMQARLMQIGETDLFQDRHLQVGVILTILSFLLPIFITLHGPFRYLFPIGVLGGIGLSLFAYFQLHQRDAAKSGLEKKLAGMNEKINSVNRKFDKEYKEVTDLLSKSGCKDIQELKERQRAYQQHVHKKKELAEKRESLLKGGTVEIIAQQAQEGEAAFAALEAKLQGFTDLNEELYRLEEALRLPDSNESQQIEMPDLGPLPAAGSEPSPTPFLSVMTSLAKQRTPPLSFEQIEKQTNILYALFDRSQSRAIHLKENGEINVSAFGLHQVSSGTADQIFIALILATLDHLSETPFPLFLDEPFSILSPASQATALELLRGAARRRQVVLLSVHPFSPKGTDHSVDLSAL from the coding sequence ATGCTTCTTCTTGCGATTGACTTCTATGGAATCGAACCGTTTCATAAACCGACCCGTCTTCCGGTCAAACCGGGATTAAACATCGTGACGGGCGCCAACGGCGCCGGCAAGACAGCCGTTCTGCGTATCCTCTCGTCACTGCTCTTCGGGACCGAATTGACCGGAGTGAGATGGGTCGAGAATCAGCCGGCGCAGGCCGCGGTGATTCTGCAGGCGAAAGACAAAGCAACTTACCGTATCACGGGTGACTATCAGAAGGGAATCTTTAATCTATCACGGCTCGACCCCTCCGGGCAAAAAACGTTGATCGAAAAAGATCGGAAAAAAATTACCGCCTGGGTCTGCGATCAGGCCGGCGGCCTGTCGGAGAGCCACCTGCTCCCCCTCTTTTTAATTGACCGGCTCCAGTTTCCATCGATTGTTCTTAAATCTAACGGCTCCCCTAAGCCGACGGTCGCGACCCACGGATCTGCGGCCTCGGCGGCCGGCGGCCCGGTTCCTCTGTCCAAGCCGGCCGAGAAGGCGCTGCTTACTCCGGAAACCCGTGCCGAGAAGGAGCGTCGATTGGAAGAAATCCGGCAGAAGCTGGAGGAATTAGGCCGGTGCGAAGAGGAGATGCTGAATGCCCGCGACAAGGTCGCCGAGCTGAAACGTCGATTGAATCAATTAAATGACCTGACGTTGCAAGAGAACCAGGTGGCCGAAGCGGAGACGAAGAGGTTCGCGGGATGGCAAGGGATCGAGATCACCCGTCCGGAGCTCTTCCGTCAATATGAAGAGGGATTGCAGCAAAAGCAAAACGGGCTGACCCAGTTGGAGGAAGAGAAAGAGGAGATGCAGGCCCGGTTGATGCAAATCGGCGAGACAGACCTCTTCCAGGATCGCCATCTGCAGGTCGGCGTCATCCTGACCATCCTCTCATTCCTCCTCCCGATTTTTATCACCCTCCATGGTCCCTTTCGCTATCTCTTTCCGATCGGGGTCTTGGGAGGAATCGGACTCTCGCTCTTCGCCTATTTTCAGCTTCACCAGCGAGATGCCGCAAAATCCGGACTGGAAAAAAAGCTGGCCGGAATGAACGAGAAGATCAATTCGGTCAACCGGAAATTCGACAAGGAGTACAAAGAGGTCACCGATCTTCTCTCCAAGTCGGGTTGTAAGGACATTCAGGAACTCAAAGAGCGTCAGCGCGCCTATCAGCAGCATGTTCATAAAAAGAAAGAGCTCGCGGAGAAAAGGGAAAGCCTTCTGAAGGGGGGAACGGTTGAAATCATCGCCCAGCAGGCTCAGGAAGGCGAAGCCGCTTTCGCCGCGCTGGAGGCGAAGCTTCAGGGATTCACCGATCTGAATGAAGAGCTCTACCGTCTCGAGGAGGCGCTCCGCCTGCCCGATTCAAATGAATCGCAGCAGATAGAGATGCCCGACCTGGGGCCGCTTCCCGCCGCAGGCTCCGAACCCTCTCCCACCCCTTTCCTCTCCGTTATGACCTCTCTGGCAAAACAGAGGACCCCCCCTCTCTCCTTCGAGCAGATCGAAAAACAGACGAACATCCTCTATGCGCTTTTTGATCGGAGTCAGAGCCGAGCGATTCACCTGAAGGAAAACGGAGAGATCAACGTCAGTGCTTTTGGCCTGCACCAGGTCAGCTCCGGCACGGCCGATCAAATTTTTATCGCCCTGATTTTGGCGACGCTCGATCATCTTTCCGAGACCCCCTTTCCCCTGTTTCTCGACGAGCCGTTCAGCATCCTCTCCCCTGCTTCTCAGGCGACGGCGCTGGAGTTGTTGCGCGGCGCCGCCCGGAGACGACAGGTGGTCCTTCTCAGCGTCCACCCCTTTTCACCCAAGGGAACGGACCATTCCGTCGATTTAAGCGCTTTATAA
- a CDS encoding 4a-hydroxytetrahydrobiopterin dehydratase has protein sequence MGLLSMEEVKRKIHDLKGWELYDSMLQKKYSFRTFKAAMQFINRVAELSDSVDHHPDMMINYNRVLLKLTTHSQGGITDKDFNLARMIDQVEKPPTI, from the coding sequence ATGGGACTCCTCTCGATGGAAGAAGTAAAACGAAAAATCCATGACCTGAAGGGCTGGGAGCTCTACGACAGCATGCTTCAAAAGAAATACTCTTTCAGGACCTTCAAAGCCGCGATGCAATTCATCAACCGGGTGGCCGAGCTCTCCGATTCGGTCGACCATCACCCCGATATGATGATCAACTATAATCGGGTCCTCCTCAAGCTGACCACTCACAGCCAAGGAGGAATCACGGATAAAGATTTTAACCTAGCGCGAATGATCGATCAAGTCGAAAAACCCCCGACGATTTAA
- a CDS encoding DUF971 domain-containing protein — MISKEAIPIEIANLKEKGIRITWSDQHQAVYPHLYLRENCRCASCIHEWSGERLIPPGSIPANIAPVHIEAVGHYAISIHWSDGHDTGIYPFDFLKEICPCESCIKERATERHR, encoded by the coding sequence ATGATATCGAAAGAAGCGATCCCCATCGAAATTGCAAATTTGAAAGAGAAAGGAATTCGGATCACCTGGAGCGATCAACACCAGGCCGTCTATCCGCATCTCTATCTTCGGGAGAACTGCCGTTGCGCCTCCTGCATTCATGAATGGAGCGGAGAGCGGCTGATCCCCCCCGGCAGCATCCCCGCCAATATCGCCCCGGTCCACATTGAAGCGGTCGGGCATTACGCCATCTCGATCCATTGGAGCGATGGGCATGATACCGGCATTTATCCATTCGATTTCTTAAAAGAGATCTGTCCTTGCGAGAGCTGCATCAAAGAGCGCGCGACGGAGCGTCACAGATAG
- a CDS encoding HPF/RaiA family ribosome-associated protein yields the protein MDIKIEWQHSKPSPYWNEVIQDQFNRLKQGRQKITHARITLRKSQHHLNGSEEATVVLAVPGKTLTANKTGETIGDAINEVFSAIGQELQRYRGKKEQIGQKLPAESHPHGVIARLFKESNYGFIQSDGHEDIYFHRNSVHGMAFDELEEGRRVEFEVEEGEEGLQASRVTIK from the coding sequence ATGGACATCAAGATCGAATGGCAACACTCCAAACCGTCACCTTATTGGAATGAAGTGATTCAGGATCAGTTTAACCGTCTGAAGCAGGGACGCCAGAAGATCACCCACGCACGGATAACCCTTCGAAAAAGTCAACATCACCTCAACGGCTCGGAAGAGGCAACGGTCGTTCTCGCCGTTCCCGGAAAGACCCTCACCGCCAATAAAACGGGTGAGACCATCGGCGATGCGATCAATGAAGTTTTTAGCGCAATCGGGCAAGAGCTCCAACGCTACCGGGGTAAGAAGGAACAGATCGGACAGAAACTGCCCGCTGAAAGCCACCCCCATGGGGTCATCGCTCGGCTATTTAAGGAAAGCAATTACGGTTTTATTCAATCCGACGGTCATGAAGACATCTATTTCCACCGGAACTCGGTTCATGGAATGGCGTTTGATGAACTTGAAGAGGGAAGGCGGGTCGAATTCGAGGTCGAGGAAGGGGAAGAGGGACTGCAAGCCTCGCGTGTTACCATCAAGTAG
- a CDS encoding tetratricopeptide repeat protein, which produces MMQIHSFLQRGNNAFAQGDYATALQYYHKALEGIRGDPDQLADLHGNIGNVHAATGQVDQAIDHYKKAVEILKRGEDYARLGISYVNIGNLYADEEDYDQAIHFYKQGALLLEREERWEEVAVLYGNFSMVMLRKSKPEEALNYAEKGLALAKKLKRPAIVADLSHRLAKAKGASGEMEAAQQLSEAAHVLYAELRNEIGCAATLYHQAFLHEEKGNLEGAIRCLEQVVAFDEKYHLPKLSENKARLTALRGKRASSGASSDQKKKE; this is translated from the coding sequence TTGATGCAGATTCATTCCTTTCTGCAGCGGGGAAACAACGCATTCGCTCAGGGCGATTACGCAACAGCGCTTCAGTATTATCATAAGGCGCTGGAGGGGATCCGAGGCGATCCCGATCAGCTCGCCGACCTGCACGGCAACATCGGAAATGTACACGCTGCGACCGGACAGGTCGATCAGGCGATCGATCATTATAAAAAAGCGGTAGAGATTCTCAAGCGAGGTGAAGATTACGCGCGCCTGGGGATCTCCTATGTCAATATCGGCAATCTCTATGCCGACGAAGAGGATTATGATCAGGCGATCCACTTCTATAAACAGGGGGCGCTGCTCTTGGAGCGGGAAGAGCGTTGGGAAGAGGTTGCGGTGTTATATGGAAACTTCTCGATGGTCATGTTGAGAAAATCAAAACCGGAAGAGGCGTTGAATTATGCGGAAAAGGGGCTGGCCCTTGCAAAAAAGTTGAAGCGGCCGGCAATTGTTGCCGACCTCTCCCATCGGCTCGCCAAAGCGAAGGGGGCATCGGGCGAGATGGAAGCCGCGCAACAACTCAGCGAGGCGGCCCATGTCCTCTATGCGGAACTACGGAATGAGATCGGCTGCGCCGCCACCCTTTATCATCAAGCCTTCCTCCACGAGGAGAAAGGCAATTTAGAGGGGGCCATTCGCTGTCTGGAGCAGGTCGTTGCCTTCGATGAAAAATATCATCTCCCGAAGCTCTCCGAGAATAAAGCACGATTGACGGCGCTGAGGGGAAAACGCGCTTCGTCCGGCGCGTCATCTGATCAAAAAAAGAAAGAATAA
- a CDS encoding MFS transporter → MEKAIIVEKEPSPGTHARKSLKYAIRDGLFFSIMSGAGESYFSAFAIFLKATNPQIALLASLPQLIGAFFQFISVKLLNFLKSRKKIILCGVIGQALAWLFILSTSIISEESALPWLIASVSVYFVLGSFANPAWNSLMGDLVNSNQRGRYFGRRNGVMSIAAFASLCGAGLLLHQAQGWGKVALGFAILFSIAFIARLISAYYLSRMTEPRYTPKAEDQFSVWQFIRNGRKTNFGRFVLFIALIHFSVQVSGPFISPFLLRDLHFSYLQFMGSSAVTVLAQFLTLHIWGRFGDQFGNKRVLTITGLVLPIIPLFWLSATNFYFILAVQTFGGIIWAGFSLSMGNFVFDAVSPAKRPQCVAIYNSANAIGIFLGATFGGYLSRWLPREINIGSFHLLLTSNLQLLFLFSAIFRFAVAMKFLPMITEVREVKPFETKDLFIVIAQMRPISGFKFNLFTLGRVRRQWTVKSGGVAKQEEEVPVTVGHEKE, encoded by the coding sequence TTGGAAAAGGCAATCATCGTAGAAAAAGAACCATCTCCTGGAACGCACGCTCGGAAAAGTCTTAAATACGCCATTCGCGACGGTCTTTTTTTTTCAATCATGTCGGGGGCCGGAGAAAGCTACTTCAGCGCTTTCGCCATTTTCCTGAAGGCCACCAACCCTCAAATTGCGCTCCTGGCCTCCCTTCCGCAGCTGATCGGCGCATTTTTCCAATTCATCTCGGTCAAGCTTCTTAATTTTCTGAAAAGCCGAAAAAAGATTATCCTCTGCGGGGTGATCGGTCAAGCATTGGCTTGGCTTTTTATTCTTTCGACGTCTATCATCTCCGAAGAGAGCGCGCTTCCCTGGCTGATTGCATCGGTCTCTGTTTACTTCGTTCTCGGCAGCTTTGCAAATCCGGCCTGGAATAGTCTGATGGGAGATCTGGTCAATTCAAATCAGCGTGGAAGGTATTTCGGAAGAAGAAACGGGGTAATGAGCATCGCCGCCTTTGCCTCGCTTTGCGGGGCAGGCCTTCTTCTTCATCAGGCGCAGGGATGGGGGAAAGTCGCTCTCGGTTTTGCGATCCTATTCTCCATTGCATTCATCGCGCGGCTGATCTCGGCGTACTATCTCTCCCGCATGACCGAGCCTCGATACACTCCGAAAGCCGAAGACCAATTTTCGGTCTGGCAGTTTATCCGGAACGGCAGAAAGACCAACTTCGGCCGGTTTGTTCTTTTTATCGCATTGATCCATTTTTCAGTTCAGGTTTCCGGACCGTTTATCTCTCCTTTTCTTCTCCGGGATCTCCATTTCAGCTACCTTCAATTCATGGGTTCCTCCGCGGTCACGGTCCTGGCGCAATTCCTCACCCTTCACATCTGGGGCCGGTTCGGAGATCAATTCGGGAACAAAAGGGTCCTCACGATCACGGGACTCGTTCTTCCGATCATCCCTCTTTTTTGGCTCTCTGCAACGAATTTCTATTTTATCCTGGCGGTCCAGACGTTCGGGGGGATCATCTGGGCCGGATTTTCGCTCTCGATGGGAAACTTCGTCTTCGATGCCGTCTCCCCGGCAAAGCGGCCGCAGTGTGTCGCAATCTATAATTCCGCCAACGCCATCGGAATCTTTCTCGGCGCTACGTTCGGAGGATATTTGAGCCGCTGGTTGCCGAGAGAAATCAACATCGGGTCGTTCCATCTGCTGTTGACCTCCAATTTGCAACTTTTATTTTTATTCTCTGCAATTTTCCGGTTCGCTGTCGCAATGAAGTTCCTGCCGATGATTACCGAAGTGAGAGAGGTTAAACCGTTCGAGACGAAGGATCTTTTTATCGTCATCGCTCAGATGCGGCCGATCTCGGGGTTCAAGTTCAATCTCTTTACCCTCGGCCGGGTCCGAAGGCAATGGACCGTCAAATCGGGGGGCGTCGCCAAGCAAGAAGAAGAGGTTCCTGTGACGGTCGGCCATGAAAAAGAGTGA
- a CDS encoding NUDIX hydrolase, producing MKTRRHTSSGGVIFKAKENDIQVVLISHYNQKGKLIWCLPKGSVEKGETLQETAVREVREETGIFGRILEKIGQIQYWFYSKEEETKIFKTVHFYLLEFLTGNEKDHDSEVDEARWVALQEALGMLTHSSERAIMEKAVRYLTAAYSQDIQVPMGNAEVKLPDDSSNPQTL from the coding sequence ATGAAAACCAGAAGACACACATCGTCCGGGGGGGTTATTTTTAAGGCAAAGGAAAATGACATCCAGGTTGTGCTCATCTCGCATTACAACCAGAAAGGAAAGCTGATCTGGTGTCTTCCGAAGGGCTCGGTCGAAAAGGGTGAAACGTTACAAGAGACCGCCGTCAGAGAGGTGCGCGAAGAGACGGGGATCTTCGGCCGTATTCTTGAGAAGATCGGTCAAATCCAATATTGGTTTTATTCCAAGGAAGAGGAAACAAAAATTTTTAAAACGGTTCACTTCTATCTTTTAGAGTTTTTAACCGGAAACGAAAAGGATCACGATTCCGAAGTCGATGAGGCAAGGTGGGTCGCCCTCCAAGAGGCGTTGGGAATGCTGACACACAGCAGTGAGAGGGCGATTATGGAAAAGGCGGTCCGCTATTTAACGGCGGCATACAGCCAGGACATTCAAGTTCCGATGGGAAATGCGGAAGTGAAACTGCCTGACGATTCGAGCAATCCTCAAACATTATAA
- a CDS encoding TraR/DksA C4-type zinc finger protein codes for MLAARRREVVQQIEALMENQGDAVAGDGILDTGDQALKSHETDVDFTLLEMKNRRLKEIEEALLKLRENRYGICEECGAEISAGRLKAMPFAQYCVTCKERQELFDKIEKTRSEA; via the coding sequence ATGCTCGCGGCAAGGCGGAGGGAGGTCGTCCAACAGATTGAAGCCCTCATGGAAAACCAAGGCGACGCCGTCGCGGGAGATGGGATTCTCGACACGGGTGACCAGGCGCTCAAAAGTCACGAGACCGATGTCGATTTCACCCTTCTGGAGATGAAAAACCGCCGGCTCAAAGAGATAGAAGAAGCGCTCTTGAAGTTACGGGAAAACCGATATGGAATTTGCGAAGAATGCGGCGCGGAGATCAGTGCAGGTCGGTTGAAAGCAATGCCGTTTGCACAATATTGCGTCACCTGCAAAGAGCGGCAAGAGCTCTTCGATAAGATCGAAAAAACCAGGAGCGAGGCGTAA
- a CDS encoding FHA domain-containing protein, producing the protein MLKDLISNQRVLFSKDLYSAGQIETLFNDLKSKGDLVTAILTLEEEDRSLLLFILQDDLYAAVQLKDDTFSSLPFADYFYLMSQAEGALHLYITNPIFFKALLVLSQKKPSIVATTDILNIEALLAQVQKKKKEAVLLLKKSGEVNLFYFRSGKLSEGYFQSPGEAKKEGTLQEQLLVYTYSSDESDPMEIQLFYDLDVTPAADVDDALEALGEGVEQRLASLPRLILKQEGGGAHVEKILDKGFFTLGRDLRSDWVIKDPMVSREHALISQDQDGFHIEDRGSRNGTLVNKEKVTRQKLSDHDEIKIGSAEFIFSEKEAPSRPASSASLELTPSERTLKGTIAWTLEVVSGKEIGRAYELAPRRLSIGRGKADISVNDPKVSRHHADLEWSEKGFVLVDLKSTNGILVNDLRVEKTSLSENDIITVGDTRLRVVLKK; encoded by the coding sequence ATGTTAAAAGACCTCATTTCAAATCAACGGGTATTGTTCTCGAAAGATCTCTATTCCGCAGGGCAGATTGAAACTCTTTTTAATGATCTGAAATCGAAAGGAGATCTGGTCACCGCCATTTTAACGTTAGAGGAAGAAGATCGCTCGCTTCTTCTGTTCATATTGCAGGACGATCTTTATGCGGCGGTTCAATTAAAGGACGATACATTTTCTTCCCTTCCCTTCGCCGATTACTTTTACTTGATGTCTCAAGCAGAGGGAGCGCTCCACCTTTATATAACCAATCCAATCTTCTTTAAAGCCCTTCTTGTCTTATCGCAAAAAAAACCGAGTATTGTCGCAACCACCGATATCCTTAATATTGAAGCACTGCTGGCCCAAGTTCAAAAAAAGAAAAAAGAGGCCGTCCTCCTTCTAAAGAAGAGCGGAGAGGTCAATTTGTTCTATTTTAGGAGCGGTAAGCTCTCGGAAGGTTACTTTCAATCTCCCGGCGAAGCGAAGAAAGAGGGTACGCTTCAAGAGCAGCTCTTGGTATATACCTATTCATCGGATGAATCGGACCCGATGGAGATTCAACTTTTTTATGACTTAGACGTCACACCCGCCGCCGATGTGGATGATGCCCTCGAAGCGCTCGGCGAAGGGGTGGAGCAGCGACTCGCTTCCCTGCCGAGACTCATCCTGAAGCAGGAAGGGGGAGGCGCGCACGTCGAAAAAATTTTGGACAAGGGGTTCTTTACATTGGGGCGGGATCTCCGAAGCGATTGGGTGATCAAAGACCCGATGGTATCAAGGGAACATGCATTGATCAGTCAGGATCAAGACGGATTTCATATTGAGGACCGGGGAAGCCGGAACGGAACGCTCGTAAACAAAGAGAAGGTCACCCGTCAAAAGCTCTCAGACCATGATGAAATCAAGATCGGCTCGGCCGAATTTATTTTCTCGGAAAAGGAAGCGCCAAGCCGTCCGGCATCTTCCGCTTCTCTGGAGCTGACCCCTTCCGAGCGCACTTTAAAGGGGACCATCGCCTGGACATTGGAGGTTGTTTCAGGAAAAGAGATCGGCCGGGCTTATGAATTGGCCCCCAGGCGGCTTTCCATCGGCCGGGGAAAGGCCGATATCTCCGTGAATGATCCGAAGGTTTCCCGTCATCATGCCGATTTGGAATGGTCGGAAAAAGGTTTCGTCCTCGTCGACTTAAAGAGCACCAATGGAATTCTGGTGAATGATCTGAGGGTAGAGAAAACATCCCTTTCCGAAAATGACATCATCACAGTGGGGGACACCCGCTTGAGGGTCGTTTTAAAGAAATGA